A genomic window from Streptomyces misionensis includes:
- a CDS encoding replication-relaxation family protein, with amino-acid sequence MLSALGIFQRATADQLWRMLRPADRHDRCTRDTLKVLEKTGLVREETRLESGHKLWVLTEKGHKEAKTLLPKSVRISALRKPRVDAEGRPVKDVGYDEHAAAVTSTAAVLTGAGYGTPLSWQTEIAHRLPYGYTQHADLTMRAPDAGVPAMLLEVDRVNEPVDDLVDKLRRYHDWFELLAPKADANKEKAARRQGAAVHEFRLWSRIYPATGREGYVPVAFVFTGKTEAQRASRMRRLEQAARAYFAGTPYPWAGFTAVDYHQAVPVVVTELERITAHPAGAAGRVWRRLGRDEWQTLPEALDNPDGERLYRVELREARRRQAEREAAHREAQRPVCTQCGAKFTDERWQQIRQSSWHGERDGLCGPCAKEAADRAEAERVARRQAEEADRAAAEAAAVKPRSRFSIRRRR; translated from the coding sequence GTGCTGAGCGCTCTGGGCATCTTCCAGCGGGCTACCGCCGATCAGCTCTGGCGGATGCTGCGCCCTGCGGACCGGCACGACCGGTGCACCAGGGACACCCTGAAGGTGTTGGAGAAGACGGGCCTGGTGCGGGAGGAGACGCGACTGGAGTCGGGACACAAGCTGTGGGTGCTCACGGAGAAGGGCCACAAGGAAGCCAAGACGCTGCTGCCGAAGTCGGTGAGGATCTCCGCGCTGCGCAAGCCCCGGGTCGATGCGGAGGGCCGGCCGGTGAAGGACGTCGGGTACGACGAACACGCCGCCGCCGTCACCTCCACCGCCGCGGTGCTCACCGGGGCTGGGTACGGCACCCCGCTGTCCTGGCAGACCGAGATCGCCCACCGGCTCCCGTACGGCTACACCCAGCACGCCGACCTGACGATGCGCGCGCCGGACGCCGGGGTTCCCGCGATGCTCCTGGAGGTCGACCGCGTCAACGAGCCCGTCGACGACCTGGTGGACAAGCTGCGCCGCTACCACGACTGGTTCGAGCTCCTGGCGCCGAAGGCCGACGCGAACAAGGAGAAGGCGGCCCGGCGGCAGGGTGCGGCGGTGCACGAATTCCGCCTGTGGTCACGGATCTACCCGGCGACGGGCCGCGAGGGCTACGTGCCGGTGGCGTTCGTGTTCACGGGCAAGACGGAGGCGCAGCGCGCCAGCCGGATGCGGCGCCTGGAGCAGGCCGCCCGCGCCTACTTCGCCGGCACTCCGTACCCGTGGGCTGGGTTCACGGCCGTCGACTACCACCAGGCGGTGCCTGTGGTCGTCACCGAGCTGGAGCGGATCACCGCCCATCCGGCCGGTGCTGCGGGCAGGGTGTGGCGCAGGCTCGGGCGCGATGAGTGGCAGACCCTGCCCGAGGCCCTCGACAACCCCGACGGCGAGCGGCTGTACCGGGTGGAGCTCCGGGAGGCCCGTCGGCGCCAGGCGGAGCGCGAGGCCGCGCACCGGGAGGCGCAGCGGCCGGTGTGCACCCAGTGCGGGGCGAAGTTCACCGACGAACGCTGGCAGCAGATCAGGCAGTCCTCGTGGCACGGTGAGCGAGACGGCCTGTGCGGGCCGTGCGCGAAGGAGGCCGCCGACCGCGCGGAGGCTGAGCGCGTCGCGCGCCGCCAGGCGGAGGAAGCCGACCGCGCGGCCGCCGAAGCGGCGGCGGTGAAGCCGCGCAGCCGGTTCAGCATCAGGCGCCGCCGGTAG
- a CDS encoding DUF6233 domain-containing protein — protein sequence MSDLPPDPPRLRAILEHLERQVAETETIGIYLRLQRDEVRKALARATSAPTRAQARTPQRPEPPRRTTPAEYLMESKFGPDDPLPVVVHVGACTIRQGRRAPSAISAQQARMVLTDTVIGAEPCPICRPENTLGIDLA from the coding sequence ATGTCCGACCTGCCGCCTGACCCGCCCCGCCTGCGGGCGATCCTCGAGCACCTGGAGCGACAGGTCGCCGAGACCGAGACCATAGGCATCTACCTGCGGCTCCAGCGCGACGAGGTACGCAAGGCCCTCGCCCGGGCCACCTCGGCCCCCACCCGGGCCCAAGCCCGCACACCACAACGCCCTGAACCCCCGCGGCGCACGACGCCGGCCGAATACCTGATGGAGTCGAAGTTCGGCCCGGACGATCCCCTGCCGGTCGTCGTGCACGTCGGTGCCTGCACGATCCGGCAGGGGCGCCGGGCCCCCTCCGCGATCAGCGCGCAGCAAGCCCGCATGGTGCTCACCGACACGGTGATCGGAGCTGAGCCGTGCCCGATCTGCAGACCAGAGAACACGCTGGGAATCGACCTTGCGTGA
- a CDS encoding ATP-dependent DNA ligase has translation MSHETRQSLEKDGFRALFSIDAGRVVLRSRRGTEMAASFPEIVAGSAQLPDATALDGELVVWDAAGRLAFERLQNRLARRGAGAERAAGEWPAHFVAFDLLRLSGTETIRWPYWRRRAALESLFAARRLVAPWALCPSTTDPDTVREWLTWSSVEMEGVVFKRVTGAYQPSVRGWKKYKVRETSEAIVGAVTGTLNSPRTVLLGRYDDEGRLQYVGRTTTLAQTASVAVGGLLAPGRGGHPWTGWTFTAGWGSGETLDVTLVEPGLVVEVGVDVVTPPAGTAPGPTTPPSTSPV, from the coding sequence ATGTCTCATGAGACACGTCAAAGTCTGGAGAAGGACGGGTTCCGGGCGCTGTTCTCCATCGATGCGGGCCGGGTCGTGCTGCGCTCCAGGCGCGGCACCGAGATGGCGGCTTCGTTCCCGGAGATCGTGGCCGGATCAGCACAGCTCCCGGACGCGACGGCCCTGGACGGCGAGTTGGTCGTCTGGGACGCCGCAGGTCGCCTCGCCTTCGAGCGGCTGCAGAACCGGCTGGCCCGACGCGGTGCCGGGGCGGAGCGGGCGGCGGGTGAGTGGCCGGCCCACTTCGTGGCGTTCGATCTGCTGAGGTTGTCCGGGACGGAAACGATCAGGTGGCCGTACTGGCGGCGCAGAGCCGCGCTGGAGTCGTTGTTTGCCGCCCGTCGGCTCGTTGCGCCGTGGGCGCTGTGCCCGTCGACCACCGACCCGGACACCGTGCGCGAGTGGCTGACGTGGTCATCGGTCGAGATGGAGGGTGTGGTCTTCAAGCGGGTCACCGGTGCCTACCAGCCGTCGGTGCGGGGCTGGAAGAAGTACAAGGTCCGTGAGACGAGCGAGGCGATCGTCGGCGCGGTCACCGGCACCTTGAACTCCCCTCGGACCGTGTTGCTCGGCAGGTACGACGACGAAGGCCGTCTTCAGTACGTCGGCCGCACGACCACCCTCGCCCAGACGGCCAGCGTTGCGGTCGGCGGTCTGCTTGCGCCAGGGCGGGGTGGGCATCCGTGGACGGGCTGGACGTTCACCGCCGGATGGGGCAGCGGGGAGACGCTGGACGTTACGCTGGTGGAGCCCGGGCTGGTGGTGGAGGTCGGCGTCGACGTCGTCACCCCGCCCGCTGGCACCGCGCCCGGCCCGACCACTCCCCCGTCGACGTCCCCCGTCTGA
- a CDS encoding MFS transporter has translation MTAPVQRQIALLVSVAGAVIVALDGTILLMAQPGMQRDLGASVAQIQWTSTGYLVAVAALLVIAGRLGDRYGHPRLLFVGVLGFGAASAGIALAPTVGWVIVLRAVQGGFAAFLQPATLALLRLAYPADRLGTPIAIRTSAIAVAAGSGPLLGGVLVAHLGWRAVFWVNVPLAFVLAVLALAVRTPAPERANSPRLNLTSAGLLAVALATLVHALSDVPTRGWTATPMLLEFLAVIGVATLLTWHERRTTHPIVPPAVARSVPVTASMTLLLVTTAGVFGALFRATFYLQDVLRLDPLASGLRVLPLTVLMVLGSPAAVAALRRYGARRTAIAGTLFVAVGIAGLSRLDPASTWMATAAVFAAIGAGFATVMVTATGTVVGDAPPGYAGVVGGLKQTAMNIGPTFGIAVAASATSSAVSTTSSTLLILAALAALGLLPASRLPRRPAHQEGDDTTASRPAQAPTPQATPGRHTQS, from the coding sequence ATGACCGCACCCGTACAGCGGCAGATTGCACTTCTGGTCAGCGTGGCCGGCGCGGTGATCGTCGCGCTGGACGGAACCATCCTGCTCATGGCGCAGCCCGGCATGCAGCGTGATCTCGGCGCAAGCGTGGCGCAGATCCAGTGGACGAGCACCGGCTATCTGGTCGCCGTGGCCGCGCTACTCGTGATCGCCGGGCGCCTCGGGGACCGGTACGGGCACCCGCGCCTGTTGTTCGTCGGCGTCCTCGGTTTCGGGGCTGCCTCGGCCGGGATCGCGCTCGCGCCGACCGTCGGCTGGGTGATCGTTCTGCGCGCGGTGCAGGGCGGGTTCGCCGCGTTCCTGCAACCTGCGACGCTCGCGCTGCTACGGCTGGCGTATCCCGCGGACCGGCTCGGCACGCCGATCGCCATTCGCACCAGTGCGATCGCGGTGGCGGCAGGGTCCGGTCCGCTCCTGGGCGGTGTTCTCGTGGCTCATCTGGGGTGGCGCGCCGTCTTCTGGGTCAACGTGCCCCTCGCATTCGTCCTCGCCGTCCTCGCCCTCGCCGTACGGACGCCAGCACCCGAGCGTGCCAACTCTCCACGGCTCAACCTCACCAGCGCGGGCCTGCTAGCGGTCGCGCTCGCAACCCTGGTCCACGCCTTGTCCGATGTACCCACGCGGGGCTGGACCGCCACGCCGATGCTGCTCGAATTCCTCGCCGTCATCGGCGTGGCAACGTTGCTCACTTGGCACGAACGCCGCACCACACACCCGATCGTGCCACCAGCCGTAGCGCGGTCCGTACCGGTGACGGCGTCGATGACGCTCCTGCTGGTCACCACCGCCGGCGTGTTCGGCGCGCTGTTCAGGGCCACGTTCTACCTCCAGGACGTACTTCGACTCGACCCACTCGCCAGCGGTCTGCGCGTGCTCCCGCTGACCGTGCTCATGGTCCTCGGCTCACCCGCCGCGGTCGCCGCACTGCGCCGGTACGGTGCGCGCCGCACCGCGATCGCCGGTACGCTCTTCGTCGCGGTCGGCATCGCGGGGCTGTCCCGGCTCGATCCCGCCAGCACATGGATGGCTACGGCTGCAGTCTTTGCCGCCATCGGTGCCGGGTTCGCCACCGTGATGGTCACCGCCACCGGGACCGTCGTCGGTGACGCGCCGCCCGGGTACGCCGGAGTCGTCGGCGGGCTCAAGCAGACCGCCATGAACATCGGGCCGACCTTCGGCATCGCCGTCGCGGCCAGCGCAACCAGCTCGGCTGTTTCAACCACGAGTTCCACTCTGCTGATCCTGGCCGCACTTGCCGCTCTCGGCCTGCTGCCCGCGTCGCGGCTGCCCCGGCGCCCGGCCCACCAGGAAGGAGACGACACGACCGCCTCACGCCCGGCGCAAGCACCAACACCACAAGCGACGCCCGGTCGCCACACGCAAAGTTGA
- a CDS encoding TetR/AcrR family transcriptional regulator, with protein MTDESSLRERLIDVGVDLVLTEGSASVGLREVARRAGVSHGAPRRYFPTHHALLSAIGRRGFEDLAATFEAAVAGTTTPRGQLEALARAYVGYALERRGMFELMWRHDLLDGAAQASDQPRLRESTLPLFGHFTGLVARCQSERDAARRADGPNEAGPPPAVTAAALWSNLHGMAQLWAWGSLQLALGAPPLDGAPDDNQRDRLIATVLDAHLGPVTS; from the coding sequence ATGACTGATGAGAGTTCCCTTCGGGAGCGGTTGATCGATGTCGGGGTCGACCTTGTGCTGACCGAGGGCTCCGCGTCCGTGGGCCTGCGGGAAGTAGCCCGTCGAGCGGGGGTGTCGCACGGGGCGCCGCGTCGGTACTTCCCAACGCACCATGCGCTGCTCTCGGCTATCGGCCGTCGCGGCTTCGAGGACCTCGCAGCCACGTTCGAGGCCGCGGTCGCCGGCACGACCACACCGCGCGGCCAGTTGGAGGCCCTCGCGCGGGCGTACGTCGGGTACGCGCTGGAACGCCGCGGGATGTTCGAGCTCATGTGGCGGCACGACCTGCTCGACGGCGCGGCGCAGGCATCGGACCAACCGAGGCTGCGCGAGTCGACCCTCCCGCTGTTCGGGCACTTCACCGGACTCGTCGCCCGATGCCAATCGGAGAGAGATGCCGCGCGACGCGCTGACGGGCCGAACGAGGCCGGACCGCCGCCTGCGGTGACTGCCGCCGCCCTGTGGTCGAACCTGCACGGCATGGCCCAGCTGTGGGCCTGGGGCAGCCTGCAACTCGCCCTCGGTGCCCCACCGCTGGACGGCGCCCCCGACGACAACCAACGTGACCGGCTCATCGCGACAGTTCTGGACGCCCACCTCGGCCCGGTGACCTCATGA
- a CDS encoding HNH endonuclease family protein, translating to MRFARTAAAAAAFTVFLVPAAAHTATAAPHSRTPGQTVTVPVRDALAALLVRQEDRSGYERSKFRHWVDADHDGCNTRAEVLKAEAVVAPVQGERCTLTQGEWYSPYDDRYIAGPRGLDIDHLVPLAEAWDSGAYAWTASVREAYANDLGDERALIAVSAASNRSKADQDPTTWLPPAAGYRCTYVSDWVADKTRWGLTIDAAEHDALAGQLSQCPNTPITVTLAR from the coding sequence GTGCGCTTCGCCCGGACCGCCGCGGCCGCTGCCGCTTTCACCGTGTTCCTCGTCCCGGCCGCCGCCCATACGGCCACCGCGGCACCGCACTCCCGTACACCCGGGCAGACGGTGACCGTGCCGGTCCGTGACGCCCTCGCCGCGCTGCTGGTGCGGCAGGAGGACCGCTCCGGCTACGAGCGCAGCAAGTTCAGGCACTGGGTCGACGCCGACCACGACGGCTGCAACACCCGCGCGGAGGTCCTCAAGGCCGAGGCGGTCGTGGCTCCGGTGCAGGGGGAGCGGTGCACGCTGACGCAGGGGGAGTGGTACTCGCCCTACGACGACCGCTACATCGCCGGTCCCCGGGGCCTGGACATCGACCACCTGGTCCCGCTCGCCGAGGCATGGGACTCCGGCGCCTACGCCTGGACCGCATCCGTGCGCGAGGCCTACGCCAACGACCTCGGGGACGAGCGCGCGTTGATCGCGGTGTCGGCCGCCTCCAACCGGTCGAAGGCGGACCAGGACCCCACCACGTGGCTGCCCCCGGCTGCCGGCTACCGGTGCACGTACGTATCGGACTGGGTGGCGGACAAGACCCGCTGGGGCCTGACCATCGACGCCGCCGAGCACGACGCCCTGGCCGGCCAGCTCAGCCAGTGCCCCAACACCCCGATCACCGTGACCCTGGCCCGGTAG
- a CDS encoding NucA/NucB deoxyribonuclease domain-containing protein, whose translation MADQSDAGQLRVTIGAAPRAQANGFAAGPASNATCTINKITVNRYSECEWVSIHVDVIKIINGKPELEGTVDFDVKHQMTLKVNSANWSEKFHVSKARTTRAGSGVAVNITAASAGGTKATIHFPQGHILSSSAADGTVGYTTSIAPKKINPKAKTTYAYTFTKPGYSPGSVTYNSAVYRCDNYYGSSKASRAGCAVPDVPTGVSMVGLARIDEGIRKLRASGGHYGDPNGGKPLHWMINKKQEDANRKAVCPSSAPADMKRAGRTSCDEYPFASSREGGTHLPAKQREITWVKVQENKSQGGRITAWRGQMHVMDGDPFYVIA comes from the coding sequence GTGGCCGACCAGTCCGATGCCGGCCAGCTGCGCGTCACCATCGGCGCGGCGCCCCGGGCCCAGGCGAACGGCTTCGCCGCCGGCCCCGCATCGAACGCCACCTGCACCATCAACAAGATCACGGTGAACCGGTACAGCGAGTGCGAGTGGGTGTCGATCCACGTCGACGTCATCAAGATCATCAACGGTAAGCCGGAACTCGAGGGCACCGTCGACTTCGACGTCAAGCACCAGATGACCCTGAAGGTGAACTCCGCGAACTGGTCGGAGAAGTTCCACGTCTCCAAGGCGCGCACCACCCGCGCGGGCAGCGGTGTCGCCGTCAACATCACCGCCGCTTCCGCAGGCGGCACCAAGGCCACGATCCACTTCCCGCAGGGCCACATCCTCAGCAGCAGCGCGGCCGACGGCACCGTCGGCTACACGACCAGCATCGCGCCGAAGAAGATCAACCCCAAGGCGAAAACCACGTACGCCTACACCTTCACCAAGCCCGGCTACAGCCCGGGCAGCGTCACCTACAACTCGGCCGTCTACCGCTGCGACAACTACTACGGCAGCAGCAAGGCCAGCCGCGCCGGCTGCGCCGTCCCGGACGTCCCCACGGGCGTGAGCATGGTGGGCCTGGCCCGCATCGACGAGGGCATCCGCAAACTCCGCGCCAGCGGCGGCCACTACGGCGACCCCAACGGCGGCAAGCCGCTGCACTGGATGATCAACAAGAAGCAGGAGGACGCGAACCGGAAGGCGGTGTGCCCGAGCAGCGCACCTGCGGACATGAAGCGCGCCGGCCGCACCTCCTGCGACGAGTACCCCTTCGCCTCCTCCCGTGAAGGCGGTACCCATCTTCCCGCCAAGCAGCGGGAGATCACCTGGGTGAAGGTCCAGGAGAACAAGTCCCAGGGCGGACGCATCACCGCCTGGCGCGGCCAGATGCACGTCATGGACGGCGACCCCTTCTACGTGATCGCCTAA